A stretch of the Zerene cesonia ecotype Mississippi chromosome 4, Zerene_cesonia_1.1, whole genome shotgun sequence genome encodes the following:
- the LOC119839784 gene encoding uncharacterized protein LOC119839784, whose protein sequence is MSKKIQYRDISDGLKKLRDILLGRKYNLHNRFPPFLAPRTIPPAEIPRCPDYKYSDQYYYERNAFDSVKPPIVAPVAEGPPISHDPTKKGSALKPDDICFNHPPTPGQSWWWDGHCYYEYVDDPPPKPVVAKPKTDRHCPQCPPSSSPPKK, encoded by the exons ATGTCgaagaaaatacaatacagaGACATATCCGACGGATTAAAGAAATTGCGGGACATTTTACTTGGcaggaaatataatttacacaatCGTTTCCCGCCTTTCCTTGCGCCTAGAACTATTCCACCCGCCGAAATACCCAGATGtccagattataaatattctgatcaatattattatgagaGGAATGCGTTTGATTCCGTTAAACCGCCTATAGTAGCCCCCGTGGCAGAAGGACCACCTATCAGTCATGACCCTACTAAAAAAGGATCTGCTTTGAAACCGGACGAT ATTTGTTTCAACCATCCGCCGACGCCAGGACAGTCCTGGTGGTGGGATGGGCACTGCTATTACGAGTACGTTGACGATCCTCCACCGAAGCCAGTTGTAGCTAAACCTAAAACTGACCGTCATTGTCCACAATGCCCTCCCTCGTCATCACCTCCGAAGAAATAG
- the LOC119839650 gene encoding chromatin assembly factor 1 subunit A, with amino-acid sequence MKPQKSPENEEVTPSKKKLKQARLPFKLLSEESPKTDVVQTRKRKLSVPDPQPVTKVGKITKENEITNDLVVISDDDSKDAEGKKVENNTKNLNPFVKLVDTAWKKKLQKSKTSRKKKSTLNNNVTGVSNDKNESYTSNDVVNNISTTSQSEITTDIENMDVDEPVDESLSKNTEPSEEVEKSKTNGTSDELKNAKLDGSENKQDISLEQSNDITIIEAGSDDDVESVNSNNDKEKNEAHSELENSEIECNTNSTKDMSVGTDKEKSPVTPRRTTRNKVNNSNKSLNTSQISTSDDVGSNPNTPKRATRSSSVIASEGDVSLNESANTNLTPKQAQKKLESAKKKEEREKKRQLEKEERARIKQEKEEQKKKEREEKEDARKREKEEKEEQKRKEREEKEKQKELEKKLKEEKEEQKRKEREEKEEQRKKEKEAREEEKRKKQEALELEKQEQEQKKKKAAEAFVSFFVPKQKSEKDQTTIGLSKNDMLSNFTIKADMRLAPAVRVTLADNKKKALDNFLQMQNVKDLYIKNIKNGDIKPLSSGKTWPLDEKDDDVMIIEDELPPIDGAGEVLDCDSVVREKLRPKLLSFHENRRPPYWGTWRKKSVHINPRQPFKMDEKQLDYEVDSDEEWEEEEGESIDGSAAGSDNEEGPDEYEVDNEVFVPHGYLSDEEATMDDDDVLSLSPETQKARLKNLEDEFESEMKKPTEKLKPRLYGLLWETADGGKPENCVDALWNYFSKMAMIMNDPTPFLQPSSETEGAEKKKVKKKKVPTDAEQKSPNAEKKKKPKAESKENKTKNEKQEKNQMGINAFLTKLKTT; translated from the exons ATGAAACCTCAAAAATCACCTGAAAATGAAGAAGTGACGCCGTCCAAGAAAAAGCTGAAGCAGGCTCGGCTTCCATTCAAGCTTTTAAGTGAAGAATCACCTAAAACTGATGTTGTACAGACAAGAAAGAGAAAACTATCGGTGCCGGATCCGCAACCAGTTACAAAAGTtggtaaaataacaaaagaaaatgaaataacaaatgatttaGTAGTGATAAGTGATGATGATAGTAAGGATGCTGAAGGAAAAAAAGTGGAGAATAACACGAAAAATCTCAATCCATTTGTTAAATTAGTGGATACCGCGTGGAAAAAGAAACTTCAGAAATCAAAAACGTCTAGAAAGAAGAaaagtacattaaataataatgttacggGAGTTTCTAATGACAAAAATGAAAGTTACACATCCAACGatgtagttaataatataagcacTACTTCTCAGTCTGAAATTACTACAGACATCGAAAATATGGATGTTGATGAGCCCGTAGATGAAAGTCTTAGTAAAAATACAGAACCATCTGAAGAAGTAGAAAAATCAAAGACAAACGGAACGTCTGACGAACtgaaaaatgcaaaattagATGGTAGTGAAAATAAACAGGATATATCATTAGAGCAATCTAatgatataacaattattgaaGCTGGaagtgatgatgatgttgaaagtgtaaatagtaataatgataaagaaaaaaatgaagCACACAGCGAATTAGAAAATAGTGAAATTGAATGTAATACAAATTCTACTAAAGATATGTCTGTAGGTACAGATAAGGAAAAAAGTCCTGTAACACCCAGAAGAACTACTAGAAATAAGGTCAATAATAGCAACAAGAGCCTAAATACTTCTCAAATAAGTACAAGTGATGATGTTGGTTCTAATCCTAATACTCCTAAACGTGCCACCAGAAGCTCATCTGTGATTGCAAGTGAAGGGGATGTCTCGTTAAATGAATCTGCAAACACAAATCTCACTCCCAAACAg gCTCAAAAGAAATTGGAATCTGCTAAAAAGAAAGAGGAAAGAGAGAAGAAAAGGCAACTAGAAAAAGAAGAGAGAGCtagaataaaacaagaaaaggaagaacaaaagaaaaaagaaagagaaGAAAAGGAGGATGCCAGAAAACGAGAGAAGGAAGAAAAAGAGGAGCAGAAGAGAAAAGAAAGAGAAGAGaaggaaaaacaaaaagaattagAGAAAA aactcAAAGAAGAAAAAGAGGAACAAAAACGAAAGGAAAGAGAAGAAAAGGAAGAgcaaagaaagaaagagaagGAAGCACGCGAggaagaaaaaagaaagaaacaagAGGCTTTGGAATTGGAAAAGCAAGAGCAAGAGCAAAAGAAGAAAAAGGCAGCAGAGGCATTTGTGAGCTTTTTTGTTCCAAAACAGAAATCGGAAAAAGATCAAACGACAATTGGTTTAAGCAAAAATGATATGTTATCAAACTTTACTATTAAAGCAGATATGAGATTAGCACCAGCTGTTCGCGTTACTTTAGCTGACAATAAGAAAAAAGCATTAGATAATTTCCTACAGATGCAAAATGTTAAAGATCTGTATATAAAGAATATCAAAAATGGTGATATAAAACCATTAAGTAGTGGTAAGACATGGCCATTGGATGAGAAAGATGATGATGTTATGATAATTG AAGACGAGTTGCCTCCAATAGATGGTGCTGGTGAAGTCCTGGATTGCGACTCGGTAGTTAGAGAAAAATTAAGACCCAAACTACTGAGTTTCCATGAAAACCGACGTCCACCTTACTGGGGAACATGGAGAAAGAAAAGTGTGCATATAAATCCCAGACAGCCATTTAAAATGGATGag aagCAACTTGACTATGAAGTGGATAGTGATGAAGAATGGGAGGAGGAGGAGGGGGAGAGCATAGACGGGAGTGCTGCTGGCAGCGACAATGAAGAGGGTCCAGATGAGTATGAGGTGGACAATGAGGTGTTTGTGCCTCATGGATACTTGAGTGATGAG GAAGCAACTATGGATGATGACGACGTATTGTCTCTCTCGCCAGAAACACAAAAAGCAAGACTGAAAAATTTAGAAGATGAGTTCGAATCGGAAATGAAAAAACCGacagaaaaattaaaacctaGACTGTATGGTCTATTGTGGGAAACGGCTGACGGCGGGAAGCCGGAAAACTGTGTCGATGCTCTATGGAATTACTTTAGCAAGATGGCTATGATTATGAATGATCCGACTCCTTTCTTGCAACCATCGTCCGAAACCGAAGGCGCTGAGAAAAAGaaagttaaaaagaaaaaagtgcCCACGGATGCTGAACAAAAGAGTCCAAACGctgagaaaaagaaaaaaccgAAAGCCGAAtctaaagaaaacaaaacgaaaaatgaaaaacaagaAAAGAACCAAATGGGTATTAACGCGTTTTTGACTAAATTAAAGACTACGTGA
- the LOC119839600 gene encoding dual specificity mitogen-activated protein kinase kinase dSOR1 produces MSKMSKNKLNLTLPPGSIDTAPAVTPSNMTPQLKSATGSERQGLAGKSKTSIEALTERLEQIEMDDTQRRRIEVFLCQKEKIGELSDDDFEKLGELGQGNGGVVMKVRHKSTGLIMARKLIHLEVKPAIKKQIIRELKVLHECNFAHIVGFYGAFYSDGEISICMEYMDGGSLDLILKKAGRIPESILGTITSAVLKGLSYLRDKHAIMHRDVKPSNILVNSNGEIKICDFGVSGQLIDSMANSFVGTRSYMSPERLQGTHYSVQSDIWSLGLSLVEMAIGMYPIPPPDAKTLAAIFGGQNEDHSPGQAPNSPRPMAIFELLDYIVNEPPPKLPGGVFSDEFTDFVDRCLKKNPDERADLKTLMNHEWIRGAEAERVDIAGWVCKTMDLMPSTPNSNVSPFSS; encoded by the exons ATGAGTAAAATGTcgaagaataaattaaacctGACCCTCCCACCAGGGTCTATAGATACGGCTCCAGCAGTTACACCGTCTAATATGACACCACAACTGAAATCAGCTACTGGTTCAGA acGACAAGGGTTAGCCGGAAAATCTAAGACAAGCATTGAAGCTCTAACTGAACGATTGGAGCAAATAGAAATGGACGACACACAGAGACGTAGAATAGAAGTTTTCCTGTGCCAGAAAGAGAAGATTGGCGAATTAAGCGATGATGACTTTGAAAAGCTTGGTGAACTAg gcCAAGGAAACGGTGGCGTGGTGATGAAAGTGCGACACAAGTCCACGGGTCTCATCATGGCAAGGAAATTAATCCATCTTGAAGTGAAGCCAGCTATTAAGAAACAGATTATAAGAGAACTAAAAGTACTTCACGAATGTAACTTCGCTCACATTGTCGGTTTCTATGGAGCGTTTTATAGCGATGGCGAAATATCAATTTGCATGGAATATATGGACGGTGGATCGTTAGATTTGATATTGAAGAAAGCTGGAAGGATTCCTGAGTCAATTTTAG GAACAATCACATCGGCAGTATTGAAGGGCCTCAGCTACCTGCGGGACAAGCACGCGATCATGCATCGTGACGTGAAACCGTCCAACATTCTCGTGAACAGCAATGGGGAAATTAAGATATGCGATTTTGGTGTGTCCGGCCAACTCATCGATTCCATGGCGAATTCCTTTGTGGGCACGCGAAGCTATATGTCG CCGGAACGTCTGCAAGGCACCCACTATTCGGTGCAATCTGATATTTGGTCACTTGGTCTCTCTTTGGTCGAGATGGCTATAGGCATGTACCCTATTCCACCGCCCGATGCGAAGACATTAGCTGCTATATTTGGTGGACAGAATGAGGATCACTCTCCCGGCCAG GCGCCGAACTCGCCTCGTCCAATGGCGATATTCGAGCTGCTGGACTACATCGTGAACGAGCCGCCGCCCAAGCTGCCCGGCGGCGTGTTCTCCGACGAGTTCACCGACTTCGTGGACCGATGTCTCAAGAAGAACCCGGACGAAAGGGCCGACCTCAAGACGCTGATG AACCACGAGTGGATCCGCGGCGCGGAGGCGGAGCGCGTGGACATAGCGGGCTGGGTGTGCAAGACGATGGACCTCATGCCCTCCACACCCAACTCCAATGTGTCTCCTTTTTCTTCATAA